Proteins from a genomic interval of Gavia stellata isolate bGavSte3 chromosome 13, bGavSte3.hap2, whole genome shotgun sequence:
- the CCNB2 gene encoding G2/mitotic-specific cyclin-B2 has protein sequence MALPASRRAAVTRGTENAVIELKSKAKTHLTGKRGALEEIGNKVATRGAHVAKKTECLKASIKPTKAPSKTTNGIVLPKPPAAANRACKETGVPKVLSPVPMDVSMQEEDLCQAFSDVLLNNVEDIDAEDWGNPQLCSDYVKDIYLYLRELELQQSIRPHYLDGKTINGRMRAILVDWLVQVHSRFQLLQETLYMCVAIMDRFLQSHPVPRKRLQLVGVTALFLASKYEEMLSPDVADFVYITDNAYTSDEVREMEIMILKELNFDLGRPLPIHFLRRASKAGEADAKQHTLAKYLMELTLVDYDMVHHRPSEIAAAALCLSQKILGYNKWDTKQQYYSGYTEDSLVLTMKHMAKNVVKVNEKLTKYTAIKNKYASSKLLTISTIPQLSGKIIKDLALSLL, from the exons ATGGCGCTGCCGGCGTCGCGCCGCGCCGCT GTCACTAGAGGGACGGAGAATGCTGTGATTGAACTTAAAAGTAAAGCCAAAACTCACCTCACTGGCAAAAGGGGTGCTTTGgaagaaataggaaataaaGTTGCAACAAGAGGAGCACATGTAGCTAAG aaaacagaatgcTTGAAAGCATCCATAAAGCCTACAAAAGCACCTAGTAAGACGACAAATGGAATTGTACTGCCTAAACCTCCAGCGGCTGCAAATCGAGCATGCAAAGAAACTGGTGTTCCAAAG GTTCTGTCTCCTGTCCCTATGGATGTATCTATGCAAGAGGAGGATTTGTGCCAAGCCTTTTCTGATGTGTTGCTCAACAATGTAGAAGACATTGATGCTGAGGACTGGGGGAATCCCCAGCTGTGTAGTGACTATGTAAAAGATATCTACCTGTATCTGAGGGAGCTTGAG CTGCAGCAATCGATCCGCCCGCATTACCTTGATGGGAAGACGATCAATGGACGTATGCGTGCAATTTTAGTTGATTGGCTTGTCCAGGTCCACTCAAGGTTCCAGCTTTTGCAGGAAACACTGTATATGTGTGTTGCAATTATGGATCGCTTCTTACAA AGTCATCCAGTACCTCGTAAGAGGCTTCAGCTGGTGGGTGTAACAGCGCTGTTTCTAGCTTCAAAATACGAAGAGATGTTGTCTCCTGATGTAGCAGACTTTGTTTACATTACTGACAATGCCTACACCAGTGATGAAGTCAGAGAAATGGAGATTATGATTCTTAAAGAGTTAAACTTCGATTTGGGACGACCTCTTCCAATTCACTTCTTAAGAAGAGCATCAAAAGCTGGCGAG GCTGACGCTAAGCAACATACACTAGCAAAATACCTAATGGAGCTGACACTGGTAGACTATGACATGGTTCACCATCGTCCTTCAGAGATTGCAGCTGCTGCATTATGCTTGTCCCAAAAGATTCTGGGATATAACAAATGG GATACAAAGCAGCAGTACTACAGTGGGTATACAGAAGACAGTCTTGTGCTGACTATGAAACATATGGCCAAGAACGTGGTCAAAGTAAATGAGAAGTTAACAAAATACACT GCTATAAAGAACAAGTATGCAAGTAGCAAACTACTGACGATCAGCACAATCCCTCAACTGAGCGGCAAGATAATCAAGGACCTGGCTTTATCGCTCTTATGA